ATAGCATATACAAAGTTGGACAATAAATTTTGCAACTCATTTTTGTCTCCTTTCCCTAATCCaccattataattataatatattgttaCTTCACTAAGtaaatcttaaaatataattaacatatacaaatattaaacTTCAATATGTTGGATTCCTCAAAGCCTCATCAGTTTTATTAATTGACACCAATGGATAAAAGCAATTTAACAATTTAACTCTTTTGGTATTAATGATTTCACATATgactatatataaaataaataacactgtcatatatgtatatatatatatatgtgtgtgtgtgtatgtgtgtgtgtgtgtgtaattgTAAGTGTaattgtttgtgtgtgtgtgtgcatttAGTCGTAAGATCAAATTTTTTACCTGATGTCACGTAATCGGCTTCGGCTAGCAGCTACTTTGTGcaagtaaatatttttgttcccctatTCTATtcgtttgttttttttcttttccccaTTTTGCTGGCATTTAGAAGTTTAGGGCTTTTAcccttaattctttttttatttattttattactattatcaacaaaataatcctttattaaatctgaaaatcatgtcactcattcttataagtcataaattatttataaaaactactaaaaggataaatataaatataatgattaaaaattcataaaatgacTCACAGGGTTGTTATAATACCTCTCTTTTGGAATCAAAAAACAGCAAAAGAAAGTcacaaaaaggaacaaaaatagaaaagaaaagaaaaaaaatgaaagcgaaaaaaggttgaaaaaaatcaataacaacaaaagtacAAATTTCATGAACTATGCTCCACCTGATTCTTGCTTTGacaagatacgtaggcaacctttgTTCGAGGTACGGTCCGACCAAGAAAAAAGTATAGAAAATTCTCATCACAAAAACTGGGgcaaaaataatgataacattactattattattattttatttttatttctgcaAAAATGAGTTGATTCCATAAGTTGTAAGTCTTAACCCTATTACCACAATATCTTTGAGCTTCCATGCCAAACATTTCTTTGTAACCCTATCCAAAAGTCACGTTACAATCCAAATGAAGACCTTCTTATCAATTTTTAACAATGACACATCAAGCAAATTTTAGTGTTTATTATATAAGGAAATTGTCATGGCACTCATATATGGAGTGAAAAATAAGGGAATTTTATCGATGAAAATCCTCGAAAGCCCTATATGAGATTATTTGAGTTGAGAGAACGTAAAAACTGAGagagtcttattggtgaaaacTCCCAGGTCACCGTAAGGATGAAACCCCAAGCTTCACAAGTTTAAGTGTGACTGAGGATCTAGAGAACTTCATTCAGGAGCTTAAAAGGATATTCGATGTGATGCATGTTGCTGAGGCGGAGAGGGTGGAACTAACTGCATACCAAATGAAGGGTGTTGCTAGAATCTGGTTCAACcaatagaaaaagaatatgtTTAAGAATGTACCAGTAGTGTGTTGGTCTATGTTTGAGAGTTCTCTCATGAAGAGTTTCATTCCTCGTGAGTTGGAAGAGGAAAAGATAGGAGAGTTTCTTACCCTTAATGCAGAGTATATGAATGTTCATGAGTATAGTCTGGAGTTCACACAACTTTCTCGTTATGCCCCGAAGATAGTTGTTGATATGAGGAGAAGGATGAGTCTATTATTTACTGAGTTGTCTCATTGGTCAAGCAAGGAAGGCAAAAAAGTTATGCTGATAGGGGATATAGACTTAGCAAGGCTTATGATCCATGTACAACATGTTGAGGAGGATAAGCTAAAAGATAGaaagagtttaaaaataaaagggcTAAGACATTAGAGAATGAGTTCAGGCAGCAAAAGGGTGATATTAATCGATTATCTCTCCAACACAAACAGAAGGTACCTTCTCCATCATCTACTAGTACATTTGAGGACAAATGTGAGTTTAATAGACAGAATTTTCAGGGTCTCAGAGCTAAACCTGCATATTTTCAAGGCAGTATGGCACAAAGGGGCAGTAAGGCTCCTACATGTGCTAGGTGTGGTATAAACCACCAAGCTAAGCATCGTGACGGGATGACAGATTGCTTCAAGAGTGAAAAAGAGAGTCACTTTTTGAAAAAGTGTCCAAAGAGCATGCGAGAAAAGGGTATTAACGGAGGAAGAAATCACTTGTATGTTGTTGCTAGTCACCAAGAGCAAGAGGATTTTCCAGATGTTGTCATTGGCATGATCCAAATCTTTGACTTTACTATTTATGCTTTGCTATATCTAGGGACGAGCTTATCCTTTttaactccttatgttgcaatgtattttgatgttattcctgAGAAACTTAGTGAACCGTTTAATGTTTCTACACATGTTGGTGAGCCCTTTCTAGCATAATTGTCTCATCTCAATTTATCACGAAGACACCATGAGTAATTAAATTgtgttagacatggtagattttaatgtaattcttgg
The DNA window shown above is from Solanum lycopersicum chromosome 11, SLM_r2.1 and carries:
- the LOC138339365 gene encoding uncharacterized protein; the encoded protein is MISVVKEDAVMFKITSASQLEDESGDSGTVDFSKIYMDEVGGVKKACIYGLGSQAVFYENIGSSSASTTQPQDCSFDARVKEYVQEMKEAMKHEMREEIQHELREEMKHEMQLQMQKQVDKILQARHRKDETPSFTSLSVTEDLENFIQELKRIFDVMHVAEAERVELTAYQMKGVARIWQQKGDINRLSLQHKQKVPSPSSTSTFEDKCEFNRQNFQGLRAKPAYFQGSMAQRGSKAPTCARCGINHQAKHRDGMTDCFKSEKESHFLKKCPKSMREKGINGGRNHLYVVASHQEQEDFPDVVIGMIQIFDFTIYALLYLGTSLSFLTPYVAMYFDVIPEKLSEPFNVSTHVGEPFLA